A genomic region of Catalinimonas niigatensis contains the following coding sequences:
- a CDS encoding LbetaH domain-containing protein, protein MHLLNDTLIKIVIYQDAALHPDKIVVIHEKSSLHSHEIVVIHPNVRLHSRKMVAIHEKVTLQSYEIVVIHENSTLQSHEIVVIHKNVTLHSGKNVVVHQNVRVFADKMLLIRGHCADWEIKFSLC, encoded by the coding sequence TTGCATCTACTAAATGATACGCTGATAAAAATAGTCATCTACCAAGATGCCGCCCTGCATCCTGACAAAATTGTAGTCATTCACGAGAAATCAAGCTTACATTCGCATGAAATTGTAGTCATTCACCCGAATGTAAGGTTACATTCTCGCAAAATGGTAGCAATTCATGAGAAAGTAACGTTACAATCGTATGAAATTGTAGTCATTCATGAGAATTCAACGTTACAATCGCATGAAATTGTGGTAATTCATAAGAATGTAACGTTACATTCTGGCAAAAATGTGGTTGTTCACCAGAATGTAAGGGTATTTGCAGACAAAATGCTGCTTATCCGGGGACATTGCGCAGATTGGGAGATCAAATTTTCTCTCTGTTAA
- a CDS encoding phytoene desaturase family protein, with protein MEKYDAVIVGSGPNGYAAGIRLLQEGLSVLMIESQEEIGGGVRSAELTLPGFVHDIGSTVHPLAYASPYLSTLPLHQHGLRWIQPEAPLAHPLEEGEAIIMYRELEKTAAQLGKDEQAYIKLMQSAVDDWEQIAPDFLGPLRWPEHPLKFARFGLRAIQPLSWLNKISFKEEKTKALLAGLSAHAMLPLSNWASSGIAMVLGILAHRVGWPFPEGGAKSLSHALDSYYKSLGGEVQLNTKVSSISDIPPCRAILLDTSPQVLLNMQGIRLPWWYKQDLKRYHYGQGIFKMDWALSEPIPFLNKDCLKAATVHIGPTYEDIARSEREMWQGKHPDKPYVLLVQSSLFDKSRAPEGKHTAWAYCHVPRFSEKDMSQEIEQQIERFAPGFKEVILKRHSMNTKAVQQISANYIGGDINCGAQTINQQFTRPVYRLNPYRTGIKGMYLCSSATPPGGGVHGMSGFHAAETAIRDLKRS; from the coding sequence ATGGAGAAATATGATGCCGTAATCGTAGGAAGCGGACCCAATGGATACGCAGCGGGGATAAGATTATTACAGGAAGGCCTTTCGGTACTAATGATTGAATCTCAGGAAGAAATTGGGGGAGGAGTACGCTCCGCCGAGCTTACTTTGCCAGGATTTGTACACGATATAGGCTCTACCGTCCATCCGCTGGCTTATGCCTCTCCTTATTTGAGTACCTTACCCCTCCACCAGCATGGTTTGCGATGGATACAGCCCGAAGCTCCGCTGGCCCACCCTCTGGAAGAGGGTGAAGCAATCATTATGTACAGGGAACTGGAGAAAACTGCCGCACAGTTGGGTAAAGATGAGCAGGCGTACATCAAATTGATGCAGTCTGCTGTAGACGATTGGGAGCAGATCGCTCCTGACTTCCTCGGCCCCTTACGCTGGCCGGAGCATCCTCTCAAATTTGCCAGATTTGGCCTCAGAGCCATCCAACCGCTGAGCTGGTTGAATAAAATCTCTTTCAAAGAAGAGAAAACCAAAGCTTTGCTGGCCGGATTGTCCGCCCATGCGATGTTACCTTTGTCCAATTGGGCCTCATCAGGGATTGCCATGGTACTTGGCATACTTGCACACCGGGTTGGCTGGCCTTTTCCTGAAGGTGGCGCAAAATCTTTGAGCCATGCGCTGGATAGTTACTACAAATCACTGGGTGGCGAAGTACAATTGAACACCAAAGTCAGCTCCATATCAGATATTCCTCCCTGTAGGGCCATCCTTCTGGACACTTCTCCTCAAGTTCTCTTGAATATGCAAGGCATTCGCCTGCCTTGGTGGTACAAACAGGACCTAAAGCGCTATCATTATGGACAAGGCATCTTCAAAATGGACTGGGCACTAAGCGAACCCATTCCTTTCCTCAACAAAGACTGTCTGAAGGCGGCCACCGTGCATATAGGACCTACTTACGAAGATATTGCCCGCTCCGAAAGGGAAATGTGGCAGGGAAAGCACCCTGATAAGCCCTATGTGCTGCTGGTACAGTCCTCACTCTTTGACAAAAGCCGGGCACCGGAAGGAAAACACACCGCCTGGGCCTACTGCCATGTTCCCCGCTTCTCAGAAAAGGATATGAGCCAGGAAATTGAGCAGCAGATTGAGCGTTTTGCCCCTGGTTTTAAGGAAGTGATCCTGAAAAGACACAGCATGAATACCAAAGCAGTACAGCAGATCAGTGCCAATTACATAGGAGGAGACATCAACTGCGGAGCGCAGACCATCAACCAGCAGTTTACCCGGCCCGTCTACCGCCTGAACCCCTATCGCACAGGCATCAAAGGAATGTACCTCTGCTCTTCGGCCACACCTCCGGGTGGAGGAGTACATGGCATGAGTGGTTTCCATGCCGCAGAGACGGCGATCAGAGATTTGAAGCGAAGTTAA